The genomic DNA TTGCAAGTAACGCTGGCATGGGGTCTGCAGCAAACTGAGCTGAATCAATACCCATTGCACTCACATGCCAGATGGCTTGTGAGGGAACCAAATAAAACATTTCAGATCGACCCACCAGCCctcatctttttttttactgtaggACATTCTTCACTAACGCAATTGTCAATCCTTGTGAACATGATTAAATGAAACAAATCTGTAAAGGTCCATTTATAAATTGAAGTTAGAGCTTCTCCTTATTGCACTCTTtattcctttttaaaacattagtcattttttaaattcaaatgtaCTGCAGATAGGCTGCATTTTCACGTGGAATCTCCAGTTTAACATAGGCCTCAACTGAAGCAGAAATTAATCGAACTAATAGCGATTTTCATCAAGATGACGTATTTCTTTTGTTTGAATCGTGCAGCAAAAATATGGGTAATTTAAGAGTGGTCACTTCTAGTTTTGTCTTTAAATATATGATACACTCAGACTCAGTTTGTTAGTGCATGTTTATTCAACCAACACTCTTGCTGTCTTTTACCATTGAGTTCAAAAGCTTGGCGGGACTCACCTGCGAGGTTAACCTCTCCTTTCTGTCGACGGTAAATGTTCACCCATGTCTGCTTGTAGGTCAAATCTCTGTCTTTCCTTCTTTTGTTCCTCTTTAACATTTTGTCTCTTTTTGCCAACTTTCCACCAAGCAAAATCTTCTATTTGAAACAACTGAAACGTTCGGGCAAGCGCTGAAACAATTCGCGAGTGTTCTTAGTTTATCACTGAACCTATGGCCAACATGCAAAAAGCTCTGCATGTCACGGATTGATTATTTAAACAAATCGAACCTTATTGAGCCTATGCTAATTTTTCACTTCGTATCGAAGTAGGATTGAACTGCCAGGCCAACAAACTAGGCGATATAAAGTTAGATCATTTCTACAAATACAGCAAGGTGAAAACTAATGTTAAAATGTGCTTAACAACTAACTTAGCGTTAACTGCACTgaggcattctctctctctctctctctgtctgtctctctctctcgctctctgttccTCGGCCTGTAAATCTACACACTGTTTCAGATTGCTCTAACCAAAACACTAACTAGACGGAGGACCCCGGAGACAGAAGAGAATGGCGAGTTAGACAGTTGGGGTAGAGGAATTAAGAGAACATTACAAGAGAGGGATAGAGAAACTATTAAAGAATTGCCAGAAACGAGAAGAGAGAGTGTGAAGCAAGAGGTATAGAGAATATGGAGAGAACATGATGAGAAAGGGGTTCATCGGAAAGGGGTGGCGTGACAATGTATAGCGAATGACAAAAACAAGAAGGATGACAGGTCAAGCAAGAAGCGAGAAGCGTGGAATCAAGGGGCGAGGGTATTTGCAGACATTATAGAAGAAAACGGGCAAATACGAAGAGAGGTAGGGAATAGATAAAGAGAACACAGAAAAGACAGTGTGGAGATAGAAGAGGAGAGAATATATGTACCGCATAGAGATGGGGAGAATAAAGATAAATCTGCAGGGTGCGGGGAAACGGGAAAAGTCCCTGAGCCAATGTGGTCAGGAAGGGAGGAAGGGAAAGAGCAAGTGAGATCATCTCTACCACAGATTCGAACAGTATTCAATAAAGTGGCTCAAATCTTTATATTTTAGAAAAAAGTTGCTAAATATTAACAAAGGTATTACTTGAGCTGTGAAGATAAGCTAAATTGACAAGTATAAGACCTCAATTATAATTCGCTGTACTGTATTTCTTGAAATATGTAAATTAGCGTCAAGCATCTGATACTTTAAGTCGCCCTTCATAGCAAACTAAAACCTAATAAGCACACGCACCTAAATGGTCGAGAGATTACACTGATATTGTGCTCATCGCCAAAAGTGAGTGAGCCTATCACTTGCTGTGTTCTCCTCTACAGTATATCACTATTAAGTGTGACTAATGCTGTAACTGATGTTGGTCGCAAAACAAGCTGCAAAGAAAGCTTTTTTTCCCAGATGCTGAATACGTTAGCTTGTTGCAAATAAATCCCCTGAACAGAACAGATACTCCTTATAACTTCTCTAGTTTCTTACAAGTTTGCCATCAGCTGAAAGTCAGCGGAGGGGTATTTATCCGTCAGACCCCGCCGGATGATCAAACGAAACTAGGTCACGCATTGCAAGCTCTTGTCCATCCCCGTCCTTAATTACTAACGGTAAccccccccctccaaccccaCGCCCACCCAACCAAAATAAACAATGGACACATCTGCACAACCTCCCCACTTTCTCCGCAAAGTCTAAAGTTTAAGGGGAGAATGAAAGAGCTGTGCTAGATTTTACACGAGTTCATATTCTTAATTTCTCTTGTTCTCGGTGTCATCCCAACACCACTAACACCAAACCGCCTCGCCCATTGGAAAATGAAACTAACAGTtcagatgttttaaaaattatgaacatgaacaaatattcatttccaaaatcaattccttttcaaataatttgtTACAGTCTAATTTCACCTTAATCAACAATGAAAATACAAATTAGATTTAAACATAGTTCATTTATCATTCACTTGTTCTCGAGTCCAGTGGGTAAGTATCTCCAGACTGTTATGGTTCATGATTTGACTGTGTTCTGCTTACAATGTGTAGCCGAAATCTGACTACAGCAGAAGTTATCCTCAGGTCAGAATTAAACAAAAGCAATAGCACTTCCTAACAATACATTTACCAAAGTCATAATGATATAAAAGGTTCAATCCACTCGCTGTAGTTTTATGTGGGGAATCTTATTAATTATTTAACACATTGAGGGAATTGTACATTTTCCACAGAAATGAGGCATTTCGCCCATTACTTATcaagaaaggattttaaaaatgaaatgactTTGGGAAATGTGTTCTTGCTGAGGGCGAAAGCTATCATGTTACAATCCAGTCAATTTTTAATTGTTTCTAAACAGACGAGCGTTGcatgaaattaaattaattgaatttttcaTGGCATTAATTAAGTGTGTCTCGCGCATTTTTAGAGGAGGGCTcctcaaaaacagaaaaaaagaaaaaaaattaaacgcATGACTAAAAATGATTTGTCAATCAAGTTGTAAATACTTATTTCCCCAGCTTTGCATTGCAAAGAGTTAAATTAGCACTGCGAAGTCACTTTCCCCTAGTTAAATTAGTACAACAAATTAACTAGTGGCTTTCAAATCGACTAAATCAATTAGGTGTGATTTTTTTAGAGAAATGTCTGGATTAGGCAAATCTTCCAATCAAATgccaaatgaataagaaaataatAATTGGAATAAGGGGGAAGAAAAACCTGATCTATTTGGAACCCGGAAGTTAATATTGTTTAAAGCTACGGTCGCTGGCGCTGTGTTGAAGGCTGTTTTGCTgaagggagaggggagggggggtgggtagaggtggtggtggtgtggtaGTGGAGCGGAGCCAGATTGTACACAACTCATCCACCGAAGCCTGGAAGCGGACGTCCCGCCCCTGTCCGTGCTGATTGGACGAGCCCCACGGATCCGGGTTGGCTAAAGGGGGGCGAGAGGGGGACTGTGATAGGTTTGAGAGCACTGCCCATCAGAGcgtctcccccccctccccccccgccacTGAGCCTGGGCTGGAGCAGTTCAGATTGAAGCAAGAGAGAGGCGAGTCTAGGGCTGGCTCCAGCTGCCTGAACAGTCGATGTAGGAGGAGGAGGACATGGCGAGAATAAGCACTGGCCCGTCTGAGAGCAGTCGGTGATCCCTGGCTACCCCGTGAGGCCttaataatattttttttaaaaaaaatctttcttctcgTAGCCGGTGTATATGGATGCGTGCAGATGTAACGAGAAAACATTTGCCAAGCCCCAGAAGAAACTATTGCAATTCTGAATGGGACTGAATGAGCAACGCGTATAGATGTATAGCCAAAGAAGTGTATGTCATGAACCCGGAGCTGACAATGGACAGCATCGGGAATTTGCACGgtgggatcagccatgagcagTCTCCGGGCGAGCTGATGAGCAGTCAGCAGCGGCAGGCGGTCTCAgcggcggcagcagcagcagcggcgGCCGCTCACCGGGAGCTCGCCACCAGGTCGGCGATGGCGTCTCTCCTGGACGGAGCGGGCGAGTACCGCCCGGAGCTGTCGGTCCCCCTGCACCCGGCCATCAGCATGGCCTGCGATTCTCCGCCCGGCATGGGCATGAGCAGCACCTACACCACGCTGACCCCGCTGCAGCCGCTGCCGCCCATCTCCACGGTGTCGGACAAGTTCCCCCACCCGAGCCACCCCCCCCACCCGCACCCGagccacccccaccacccccaccaccagaGGCTGGGCCCCGGCAACGTCAGCGGCAGCTTCACCCTGATGCGGGACGAGAGGGGCTTGCCCTCGGCCATGAACAACCTGTACAGCCCGTACCACAAGGAGGTGCCGGGGATAACCCAGAACCTGTCTCCCCTGGGCAGCAACCCGCTGGGGAACGGCCTGGGCACCCTCCACAACCCGCACCAGGGCATCCAGGGCTACGGCTCCAACGGCCACGACAAGATGCTGAGCTCCAACTTCGAAGCCCACACGGCCATGCTGGCCCGGGGCGAGCAGCACCTGTCCCGGGCCCTGGGAGCGCCTTCGGCCGGCATGATGTCGCACCTGAACGGcttgcaccaccaccaccatcaccaccatcaccaccaccacggCCACTCGAGCCACCATCCATCCCACGGGCCCGTGCTGGCTTCGAGCCGGGACCGGCCCCCGTCCTCCTCCTCGGGCTCGCAGGCCAACACCGCGGCTCAGCTGGAAGAGATCAACACCAAGGAAGTAGCACAAAGGATCACGGCGGAACTCAAGCGCTACAGCATCCCGCAGGCCATCTTCGCCCAGAGGGTGCTGTGCCGCTCGCAGGGGACTCTCTCGGACCTGTTAAGGAACCCCAAACCCTGGAGTAAACTTAAATCAGGACGCGAGACCTTCAGGCGGATGTGGAAATGGCTGCAAGAGCCTGAGTTCCAGAGAATGTCAGCCTTAAGGCTTGCAGGTAAGTGCCAGGTTGAAAGCACCCTCTGGTTCAAGGTTGTGGGTAGACAATTCATTGGCAATGTTATTGTGTGGGACGGGTGAAGCTCACAGCATTGCTCTAACTGAACCGAAGGAAAATcgtttcagtttctgtttaccCTCTGTTTCATCGACGAGGGATTATTGATTGGAACAGGTTTTCTTTGTGGTCAGAGGCACCCGGACCCAGAAGGCCCGCCAATTCTTGTCCCATTCCACCCACCGCAGAGCTCCTTTGAAAGCTTCCCCTTTACTGGCACAATAGCTCCAGAATTAGACAATTCAACATTTCCTCAATGAAAGGACACACCCACAATAGTAACGTGCGGCTGCATCAACATCTGATTACCATTCAATTAATATACCTTCAAGATTCACTTAAGGGGTctagtgttgatttttttttctctctctgtcagtctgcCTGCCTGACGGACATCGATAGTTGCACTATGCAAAATCCTACGTGCTGCCGTCCTGTTTAACCCATGACAGAATCTAAActgttgtgtttgtgtgtctccTTTGTAACACAACAAGctttcttccctttattaacGTTAACCCCCGCCCCTGTTCTAGAGATCCACAAGGACTAACATCAGACTATTGTTGTCTACTTCTCTCACGCCTCAGTTCTGCATTGGACTTAG from Chiloscyllium plagiosum isolate BGI_BamShark_2017 unplaced genomic scaffold, ASM401019v2 scaf_1944, whole genome shotgun sequence includes the following:
- the LOC122547212 gene encoding one cut domain family member 2-like encodes the protein MSNAYRCIAKEVYVMNPELTMDSIGNLHGGISHEQSPGELMSSQQRQAVSAAAAAAAAAAHRELATRSAMASLLDGAGEYRPELSVPLHPAISMACDSPPGMGMSSTYTTLTPLQPLPPISTVSDKFPHPSHPPHPHPSHPHHPHHQRLGPGNVSGSFTLMRDERGLPSAMNNLYSPYHKEVPGITQNLSPLGSNPLGNGLGTLHNPHQGIQGYGSNGHDKMLSSNFEAHTAMLARGEQHLSRALGAPSAGMMSHLNGLHHHHHHHHHHHHGHSSHHPSHGPVLASSRDRPPSSSSGSQANTAAQLEEINTKEVAQRITAELKRYSIPQAIFAQRVLCRSQGTLSDLLRNPKPWSKLKSGRETFRRMWKWLQEPEFQRMSALRLAACKRKEQEQNKEKSNTPKKPRLVFTDLQRRTLFAIFKENKRPSKEMQLTISQQLGLELTTVSNFFMNARRRSLDKWQDEAMSSPGASSSTSSTCTKA